CGGCTTGCCGTCTTCGTCTTTGAGGAAGTGCATGGTCATCATAATCATGCGTGCTACCCAGAAGAAGATAATGTCAAAGCCGGTTACCAACACATCGGTTGGGTGGAAAGTTCTTAAATCGTCGGTATCTTCAGGCCAACCCAATGTCGAGAAGGTCCATAAAGCCGATGAAAACCACGTATCGAGTACGTCGTTGTCTTGATGTAGTGGGCGATCGCCTAAATCGTTTTTGGCCCGCACTTCGGCTTCGCTACGCCCGACAAATACATTGCCTTCGTTGTCGTACCACGCAGGAATACGGTGGCCCCACCATAACTGGCGTGAAATACACCAATCTTGAATGTCACGCATCCAACTGAAATACATATTCTCGTATTGCTTAGGTACGAACTGAATGTCGCCGTTCTCAACTGCTTCCGTGGCAGTTTTAGCCAAAGGTGCGACACGTACGTACCATTGATCAGTTAAGAATGGTTCAATAACGACACCACTGCGATCACCGTAAGGTACGTTGTTATCATGCTCTTCCACGGTATCGAGTAAGCCCAGATCATCGAAGGCTTGCACAATTGCTTTACGTGCGGCAAAACGCTCTAAGCCAGCAAATTCAGCTGGAATTGATGCATCGATGCCGCTCAATTCCTGACCTTGCGCGTCGAAGATTTCTGGCGTGGTGAGAATATGCGCTTCGTCGTTCAACACATTGATAAATGGTACTTGATGACGCTTACCGACTTCGTAGTCGTTAAAATCGTGCGCAGGAGTTATTTTCACGCAGCCAGAACCGAACTCTTGATCAACATAGTCGTCGGCAACAATGGGAATGCGACGATTCACCAAAGGTAACTCTATAAACTTTCCAACGAGTGCTTGATAGCGCTCATCTTTTGGATGCACTGCCACACAAGCATCGCCCAGCATGGTTTCTGGGCGTGTCGTAGCTACGATTAAATAGTTCTTACCGTCTTCGGTCGTGACACCGTCGGCTAAGGGGTAGCGTAAATGCCAAATTTTGCCGCGGCTTTGCTTGTTCTCAACTTCCAAGTCGGAAATCGCGGTTTTTAATTTAGGATCCCAGTTTACTAAGCGCTTACCGCGATAAATGAGATCGTCTTCGTAGAGTCGCACGAACACTTCTTGTACGGCTTTAGAAAGCCCTTCATCCATCGTAAAGCGTTCACGATCCCAATCGACGGAATCACCTAAACGGCGCATTTGCTGGGTAATGGTGCCGCCCGATTGGGCTTTCCATTCCCATACTTTGTCGATAAACGCGTCGCGACCTAATTCATGGCGCGTAGGGCCGTTTTCAGCGGCGAGTTTGCGCTCAACCACCATTTGCGTGGCGATACCCGCATGATCGCTACCGACTTGCCACAGCGCATTAAAGCCGTCCATACGCTTGTAGCGGGTGAGGGTGTCCATCAGCGTGTGTTGAAACGCATGGCCCATGTGCAGACTGCCGGTAACATTCGGGGGCGGGATCATAATGCAATATGATTCGCCTTGCCCCGAGGGTTTAAAATAGCCGGCTTGTTCCCAGTGGTCATAAATGCGTTTTTCTATGGCGTCGGGAGTATAAGTCTTATCCATGGTTTCCTTCAGTTTCAATGCGGGCAACAACGTTGTTCATTTGACACTGCTGTTGCCGATAGTAACGATAATGTTCACGAGCCTGGGTTCTCAATGTTTCGTCCAACGGCACTAACTCTGCGATCTGTTGTGCTCGGAATGGAGTGGGGAGAGGCTGCGCTGTTAAATTCAAAATAATGTGTCGGTGCCCACAATTGGTTGGCACTTCTTGCCATGCGAGAATCACCGGGGTGCCTTGTGCAGGGCCTTCTCCCACTAAATTGTGAGGAATAAAGCGGTCACTCGGCAATTGCCACAACACTTCATCATAATGCTCGGCTTGTTCCTGATCATTGGCGACCACCAATACACGCAGGCGCTGGCTTACCCATTGATGAATAAGCTGCGCAATAAACTGATCTTTGGCGTCGTCGCCAATTTCATCCAGAGTGTAAAAGGTGACTTTTGCCAAGCTTACTGAACCTCATCGTTTAACCGGTTCAACACAAATTGAGTCAGCATGGGAACAGGCCGGCCGGTACTGCCTTTCTCTTTCCCACCTTTCCAAGCAGTTCCTGCAACGTCTAAATGCGCCCACTGATATTTCTTGGTAAAGCGC
This genomic interval from Idiomarinaceae bacterium HL-53 contains the following:
- a CDS encoding DNA polymerase III, chi subunit: MAKVTFYTLDEIGDDAKDQFIAQLIHQWVSQRLRVLVVANDQEQAEHYDEVLWQLPSDRFIPHNLVGEGPAQGTPVILAWQEVPTNCGHRHIILNLTAQPLPTPFRAQQIAELVPLDETLRTQAREHYRYYRQQQCQMNNVVARIETEGNHG
- a CDS encoding valyl-tRNA synthetase, which codes for MDKTYTPDAIEKRIYDHWEQAGYFKPSGQGESYCIMIPPPNVTGSLHMGHAFQHTLMDTLTRYKRMDGFNALWQVGSDHAGIATQMVVERKLAAENGPTRHELGRDAFIDKVWEWKAQSGGTITQQMRRLGDSVDWDRERFTMDEGLSKAVQEVFVRLYEDDLIYRGKRLVNWDPKLKTAISDLEVENKQSRGKIWHLRYPLADGVTTEDGKNYLIVATTRPETMLGDACVAVHPKDERYQALVGKFIELPLVNRRIPIVADDYVDQEFGSGCVKITPAHDFNDYEVGKRHQVPFINVLNDEAHILTTPEIFDAQGQELSGIDASIPAEFAGLERFAARKAIVQAFDDLGLLDTVEEHDNNVPYGDRSGVVIEPFLTDQWYVRVAPLAKTATEAVENGDIQFVPKQYENMYFSWMRDIQDWCISRQLWWGHRIPAWYDNEGNVFVGRSEAEVRAKNDLGDRPLHQDNDVLDTWFSSALWTFSTLGWPEDTDDLRTFHPTDVLVTGFDIIFFWVARMIMMTMHFLKDEDGKPQVPFKKVYVTGLIRDENGDKMSKSKGNVIDPLDMIDGISLDALLEKRTANMMQEKIADKIRQRTQKEFPAGISAHGTDALRFTLAALASTGRDINWDMKRLEGYRNFCNKLWNASRYVLMNTENHDCSAPLSTFELSLADQWIIERFNQTVQQFRQALDTYRFDQAAAIAYEFTWNQFCDWYLELTKPVFLHGTEAQLQATRSTLIQVLEQLLKLLHPVMPFITEEIWQKVAPLAGVNGDSIMTQCYPQVQKSQYTEASADVEWLKQVIVAVRTVRAEMDLSPNQALSVLVANADDIVKRRINDNATFLKALAKLDSIDFLATGQEAPASVTALVGRIELHIPMAGLIDKDAELARLDKAIEKVKSELARVQGKLANENFVSRAPTEVIDKEREKAAESEATLAQLEAQRMKIASM